A portion of the Mesotoga sp. Brook.08.105.5.1 genome contains these proteins:
- a CDS encoding CsgG/HfaB family protein: MSIKKSSESSPRLLLVVVLLLAVVLCCELVVTASEIEFYGPKKRVAIADVEVLAPGAPRGLANGIEEMLISSLHQSGRFIVLERSALEEILREQRLSLTGVIRPDTAAKVGELFGAQILVKTVVTGFAEEKIGTVQLGPLVVSIVRGYIAMDMRIFDANTGVIIESRKAESTITETGGGVLIRGGIIDFTISDYEKTPLGKATREVIDKLVDFIVSEVRPVPWQGRVAIAEPSKVYVNAGFDVGMQNNSYLEIFERGREIIDPSTGLSLGFQKTGIGVAIVEEVSEKYSVASLLAGSAGSDGDIVEFVRAESVTGIIEKYKAHRPDDNREVKDGERDPVLSKSIVVMIPETHIRRRVETRIPDPAAETEIIRVLVEHGFNVVDQIKVAEIRYTEMAFAAIHDVRNAISLARQFDADMIIIGEALSEWVEDIHNMVSCRARVEARIIDMNTGRILAADGVEGSALDVSEGIASKKALRAASTMLANYFVDQLFAQQPDEYVVMEQIEVLITGLSSYRQLMEFEEALEQIDGIAEVHRQSYAGGIARFTLRSSVTAREITDALFRWAFDSFDLDVTYFSSSKIELEAM; encoded by the coding sequence ATGTCTATTAAGAAGAGTTCTGAGAGTTCTCCACGACTTCTTCTGGTCGTAGTTCTGCTTCTTGCCGTAGTTCTATGCTGTGAGCTTGTTGTTACAGCTAGTGAGATTGAATTCTATGGGCCCAAAAAGCGAGTTGCAATTGCAGATGTAGAAGTTCTTGCTCCGGGTGCTCCAAGAGGTTTGGCAAACGGTATTGAAGAAATGCTTATTAGCAGTCTTCACCAGAGTGGTCGATTCATAGTACTCGAACGTTCTGCCTTGGAAGAGATTTTAAGAGAGCAACGATTGAGCTTGACTGGTGTAATCAGACCAGATACCGCTGCAAAAGTAGGAGAGCTCTTTGGTGCTCAGATCCTTGTAAAGACAGTAGTTACCGGGTTTGCAGAAGAGAAGATTGGCACAGTTCAGCTGGGCCCCCTAGTTGTTTCCATAGTCCGAGGATATATAGCTATGGATATGAGGATATTTGATGCAAACACTGGGGTTATTATCGAGAGCAGAAAAGCAGAGTCGACTATTACAGAAACAGGAGGGGGGGTCCTGATTCGTGGTGGTATTATCGACTTCACTATTTCTGACTACGAAAAGACGCCCTTGGGGAAGGCTACCAGAGAGGTAATTGACAAACTGGTCGACTTCATTGTCAGTGAGGTACGACCTGTTCCCTGGCAGGGTCGCGTAGCGATTGCAGAACCCAGCAAGGTATACGTCAACGCAGGATTTGATGTCGGCATGCAGAATAACTCATATCTAGAAATCTTTGAACGTGGTAGAGAGATTATTGATCCATCAACTGGACTTTCTCTTGGCTTTCAGAAAACAGGGATTGGTGTGGCAATTGTTGAAGAAGTTAGTGAAAAGTACTCTGTTGCATCGCTTCTTGCAGGATCTGCTGGCTCTGATGGAGATATCGTCGAATTTGTGAGAGCCGAGAGTGTTACTGGTATCATCGAAAAATACAAAGCTCATCGCCCTGATGATAATCGAGAAGTAAAGGACGGCGAACGAGATCCTGTTCTAAGTAAATCAATCGTTGTTATGATCCCGGAGACCCATATAAGAAGGCGTGTGGAGACGCGTATACCAGATCCTGCAGCTGAGACAGAGATTATCAGAGTACTAGTCGAACATGGTTTTAATGTTGTTGACCAGATAAAGGTGGCCGAGATTCGCTATACGGAAATGGCTTTTGCAGCAATCCATGACGTGAGAAATGCCATATCTCTTGCTCGGCAGTTTGATGCTGACATGATTATCATAGGTGAAGCTCTTAGCGAATGGGTTGAAGACATACATAATATGGTATCCTGCAGGGCACGAGTTGAGGCTCGAATAATTGACATGAACACTGGAAGAATTCTCGCAGCAGATGGAGTAGAAGGTTCTGCTCTGGATGTAAGTGAAGGAATAGCGTCAAAGAAAGCTCTCAGAGCAGCAAGCACAATGCTGGCAAATTACTTCGTTGATCAGCTATTCGCGCAGCAACCCGATGAATACGTTGTTATGGAACAGATCGAGGTTCTGATCACAGGACTCAGTAGTTATAGACAGCTTATGGAGTTTGAAGAGGCTCTTGAACAGATTGATGGAATTGCGGAGGTTCACAGACAGAGTTATGCAGGGGGCATTGCAAGGTTCACCTTGAGGAGTTCAGTAACGGCTCGTGAGATAACCGACGCACTGTTCCGATGGGCTTTCGATTCATTCGACCTTGATGTTACGTACTTCTCGTCTTCTAAAATCGAGCTTGAGGCAATGTGA